The genome window GATGAAACAGGGCACCCCAAAGAAGCAGCGGACCTGTGTCGGTTCATGGTTAAGAACCTGGACTAAAAGCCCTACCCCCGTCTTTTACAAAGCTTAAAAAACGGCTCCATTATTCCTTCGGATGACCGGAACAATCCGATCGCGGACAGATCTTTCTTTCCATACCGACCAGCAGCGCTATCACTGCGAAACAGAACGGAACCAGATAAAAGGCCGGCCCGAGTCCGGCTCCCATATTTCCGAGCAATCCCATCAAAAAAGTAAACACGCCGCAACCGGGAATCCCGGCACAGGAAAGCAGAATGAAGAGCATGGTGGTATCTGCATGCGGAATCCGATCCGCACAAAAGCTTTGAATGCTTGGCCACAGAGGCGCAGTACAGATACCGGCAATAAACAGCAGAATAAAAAGGCTGACAAGTCCGGCTTGCATTGGGAAAAGCAGCGTAATCGGAATCGCAATAACGGAAGATCCGAGGATCAAACGCCGCAGATGATGCTGATGAAGCAGCCATCCCCACCCCATGCGCCCCGCCATCATTCCGGCAGCAAACAGAGCGGTTCCCGCACCGCCGGCCCATGCCGTGGAACCAAAGTGAAGCTGAATATAGCTCGCGCTCCAGAAGGTGAGACAAAACTCCGCGCCCCCCGCAAAAAACATCGCAAAGAAGAAAACCCAGAAACGCGGGATGCGAAGAATATCGACCATCTGTTTATGAACATGACTCCAATGCAGCGGCTCGGTATGATCAGGAACCTGCTGCCCCCGTTTGGATGGTCGTAAAAGAAGAAAGCCCGGAATCAAAGAAAACAGAGCCACAGCACCGGTCAGTATCCGCCAGGAAACGCCCGCAGAGAGCAAAGCGCCCGCCAACAGCACCGTAATCAAAATTCCAATAGACCAGAAACTGTGTGAAAAATTGATGTACCGGCCAGGCTCCTTGGGATGCAAGTCCTGAACAAGCGGGGTTGCCAGTCCTTCAATAGTGCCTTCTCCAAACCCGGCAACTGCCAGCGCCAGAAAAAGGATCCCATATACCGGCGAAACAGCACACAGCCCAACACCGGCCCCCATCAGCAGCACTGACCAACCGAATACACGGCGTTTTCCCCAGCGGCCCGCGGCAAACCCGCTCAGAAGGAGCGCCAGGACCATCGGAAGCGTCCGGGCGATCTGCAGCGCTCCGCCGGCGGTCATGCCGCCGTCTTCGAGCGAAAACCCCAGATCACGGGCCAACCGAACAAGCACAACGGGAATAATGACCGAACCGGCGGCATAGGTGGAAAAACTGCTGAATACCGCACAGTCATACCGTCCCAGATTCATCTGCCTGAATTTCACGTTGCGCTCTCCAATAAGGATATTTCATTAAGAAACATCAGCTCCATACCACCACCTGCCTAAAATCAGCCGGAACGATGGATCAGGACAAATCCGAGAATCTGGGTAGCAACCAGCGGCAGCCAGAGAATCAGGTTGGGATGCAGGCCCGGATAATCAGCCAGTGCTTTAGCGATCACAATGAAAATATAGTAGGCAAATACAATTCCAAGACTCATCACCATGCCGATCGAAGTCTCTTTGCGATGCGATTTAACCCCAAGCGGAATTCCAATCAGCATAAACGTAAAACAGGCCATTGCTATTGAGATTCGCCGATTGGCCTCAATCATCAACTTGCAGCGCTGAACGGCCTGGTCGGCCTCAGAGAGCATTGGAAAATCCTTCTTGACATTGCGGATATTGTCGATCAGCTGCGACGTCGTCATATAACTGTGCTTAACCCGAATTTTATCATCCTTCAGCAGCTCCTTGAAATCGAGAGGGGGAAGCTGAACATAACGGAACGGGGTATAGGTGGTTTTGGAAATGTCATGTGGATCATCGAGATCCGGAGTCTCCATACTGCCGTCATAGAGCCGCACCCGGAGAATCTTATTGACGTCATCGGCTTCAATCTCACCGCGTTTCGCACGAAGACTGCGTTTCACCTGCCCGTCGTCAGACAGCTCATAAGCGACCACATCCTTCACTTCGTGACCGTTTTTTCTGCCGACATAAATCAGCAGTCCGGGAAACTCCCTGATGAACCGGCCCTCTTCCAGCAGATTGATCGGCTCATCCACACCGGCAGAGCTCAACAGCCGTTTATTCGCATATTTCGCCTGGGGAGCCACTTCGTTATTGATGTAAACACAAATGCCGCTCAACAGAACAGAAAGCACAATCAGAGGAGCCACCACCTGCCACAAGCTGAGCCCGCAGGCCTTCATGGCGCTGATTTCACTGTCCATCGACAGCCGCCCGAAAAGCAGCAATGCGGCAAACAGGATGCTGATCGGCATCGAAAAGGACAGGATATAAGGAACGTTCTGAAAAAAGAAACGAACAATCAGCATCGGAGAAATTCCGCGAGCCATCAGGTCCACAGCCTTCACCATTGCACCGATCGTCATCACAAATGTGATCAGACCAAGAGCCGTTAAAAAGATGACCAGATAGTCAAAAAGGAGATAACGGTTCAACACACGCATAGATTACTCCGCACCGTGCGCACGCACAGCAGATTCGACGGTATTGGCCAGAAGCATCGTGATGGTCATCGGGCCGACGCCGCCGGGAACCGGAGTAATGGCCGACGCCTTTTCGGCCACGGCATCAAAATCCACATCGCCGCAGAGACGGTATCCCCGCTTTTTCGAGGCATCCTCCACACGGTTTACCCCCACATCAATCACCACGGCACCCTCTTTGACCATATCGGCCGTCACCGTATCAGGGCGACCAACAGCGGCAACCACAATATCGGCCTGCCGGGTCAGCTCCGCCATGTTTTTAGTGCCGGTATGACACATCGTCACCGTCGCATTGCCAAGATCACTCTTCTGGCTGAGCAGATTCACCAGCGGACGACCAACAATATTGCTGCGGCCAATCACCACGACATGTGCACCGCGGGTTTCGATTCCGGAACGCTTCAGAATCTGCAGCACTCCGTGCGGCGTGCAAGGCAGGAATGCCGGCAGCCCGAGCATCATGCGCCCGACATTCACCGGGTGAAATCCATCGACATCCTTCTCCGGAACAATTTCTTCAATCACCGACTGCTCCATCGACGAATCAGGAAGCGGCAACTGCACCAGAATGCCGTTGATCTTTTCATCCGCATTAAATTTCCGAACCACGCCTAGAATTTCATCATGGGTAGCATCTGCCGGCAGTTTTACCTCTTCAGAATAAATGCCAGCCTCTTCGCAGGCCCGCTCCTTGGCAGTCACATACGACCGGGACGCCGGATCCTCACCGACCAGCAGCACCCCGAGCCCCGGGACAATCCCCTGCTCTCTTAATTCACTCACCCGGGTTTTCAGTTCTGCCCGAATTTCCGCTGAAATTGCTTTGCCATCCAGAATCTTTGCCACAATGCTTTCTCCGATTTCGTTTAAAAGATTCAGGTTTCTAACGTAATGCTCAAACGGTTTCAATTATGGAATGGATGAATGAAACATCGAAAGGACTGGAAGTGCGCGTACGCGCCGTTCCGCGCGCGTCGAAAAACGAAATCCAGGGCATTCACGACGGCGCAGTAAAAATCCGGCTGACCACGCCTCCGGTCGACGGAAAAGCCAATCAGGCACTCATCAAATTCCTGAGCAAAACCCTGAAGCTGTCCAAATCACAGATCGAACTCCTGCAGGGAGATACCAGCCGGCACAAAACCCTGCGCATCAGCGGAATCAGCCCCGCCGAACTGCAATCCCGACTGAAGCTGTGATCGTTTCATACATTAAATGTATGGGATATTTTCTGTTTCCAAAGTTTGGAAAATCAAACAAAAACAGGCTTATTCCGCCTCCAAATACTGGAAAAACGACCTCCTGATTTCACCGCCCGCAGACACAAACACACAAACTGTGATTATTTTTCTAATATTTTTCACAACAGGAGTTGACTCCGCCCAAAAAAAAGGTATGTTGCATTCCAAGCATTGAGAGAGGCGCAGGTAATGTGCCCGGCAACCTGACAACAAAGGTGCCTGCCTTGCACAAGGCGATGCGCCCCGGACCGGGGAAAGTTGGAAGCGCCTCGCCGCCCCTCTCTCAAACGCTTTAAAACAAGTAAAAGAAATGAGAGGGAAATCATGAGTAACAAAGCAGAAACACTGGCGCTCCACGCGGGCTACACGCCAGAACCGACCACAGGCAGCTGTGCGGTTCCCGTTTATCGCACCAGCTCTTATGTCTTCAAAGACACAGAGCACGCAGCGAATCTGTTCGGCCTCAAAGAGCTGGGCAACATCTACACCCGCCTCATGAATCCCACCACGGATGTCCTTGAGCAACGGGTCGCCGCACTTGAAGGCGGCGCCGGCGCGCTTGCCGTCGCCTCCGGAACGGCCGCCATCTTCTACAGCATCATCAACCTCGCCCAGGCCGGTGATGAAATTGTGGCATCGAGCAACCTCTACGGCGGAACCTACACGCAGTTCAACAACATCCTGCCGCAGCTCGGTATCACCGTAAAATTTGTCGACCCGTCCAACCCGCAGAACTTTGCGGAGGCCATTACCGATAAAACCAAGGCCCTCTACACCGAGACCATCGGCAACCCGTCGCTCGACGTCTCCGACATCGAGGCGATCTCCGAAATCGCGCATAGCAACGGGCTGCCGCTGATTGTCGACGGAACCTTTACCACCGCCGCACTGCTGCGCCCGATTGAGCACGGCGCGGACATTGTCGTCTCCTCGCTCACTAAATGGTACGGCGGACACGGCAACGGTATCGGCGGCATCGTGGTTGATTCCGGAAAATTCAACTGGGCGGCGGGCAAACACCCCCTGCTCTCCGAACCGGACGAAAGCTATCACGGTATCCGCTACGCCATCGACCTGCCCGACGAACTCCGTCCACTGGCCTACATTCTGCGCATGAGGCTCGTACCGCTGCGCAATCTCGGCGCATGCATCTCGCCGGACAATGCATGGCAGTTCCTGCAGGGAATTGAAACCCTTCCCCTGCGTATAAAGCGTCACAGCGACAACGCGCTGGCCGTCGCCAAATTCCTGGAAAAGCAGGACGAGGTCGAGTGGGTCCGCTATCCCGGACTCCACAGCCACCCATCGCACAAAGTCGCCAAAAAGCTGCTTAAAGACGGGTATGGCGCCACGGTTGTCTTCGAACTAAAAGGCGGCGAAGCCGTCGGCCGGAAGTTTATTGAAAATCTCAAGGTCTTCTCACATCTCGCCAATGTCGGCGATGCGAAGAGCCTTGCGATTCATCCGGCCAGCACAACCCACTCACAACTGACCGAAGAGCAACAGGCATCCGGTGGCATTACCCCCGGCCTCGTCCGCCTTTCTGTCGGCATCGAAAACATTGAAGACCTGCTTGATGATATCAACCAGGCCCTGAAATAAGCCCCGCGTGCGCCACCATTTTACGGAATGGTGGTGCACAGGACAGTCATGGCATCTTCGGGAATAATTTCGAAGTCGCCAAGGGCGGCGGGAACGAGCCATGACTGTCCGAGAAACAGCTTTTCTTCGCCGTCGGACCAGCGGATGATTCCTTCGCCGCCGGCGATGAACAGCGCCTGGAAACTTTTTCCAAGGTTTGGAAACGCGGTTTCTTCGCTCAGCTCGTGGCGGTCCAGCTGGAAGTATTCACAGCTCTGAATGGTGGTTCCGTGCACATCGCAGTGCGGATCGCCGTTGTTTTCCCAGTCGATCACCTGCAGGGCTTTGTCGATATGGAGCTCGCGCGAGTTGCCGTTGGCATCCGTGCGGTCCCAGTCGTACAGGCGATACGTCGTGTTGGAGTTCTGCTGAATCTCAAGAATCAGGCAGCCGGTTCCGATGGCATGAACCCGGCCGCCGGGAACAAATACCGCTTCGCCCGGCTCTGCCGGAATGATCTGCAGGATGTCAGCAAAGGTTTTGTCTTCCATGGCTTTCAGGAATTCTTCTTTACCGATTCCGGGCTTTAGACCGCAGTAGATGTTCGCATCGGCATCGCCTTCGAGAAAATACCACATTTCCGTCTTGGGCTGGCCGTCAACTTCTGCGGCGTTGCCGTCGTTGGGGTGCACCTGCACGCTGAGTTTGTCGCGCGCATCGATCAGCTTGATCAGCAGCGGGAAGTCATCGCCTTTCACATGGCTCCCCAGAATCTCATCTTTACGCTCCGGAAGCAGATCGCCGAGCGTTTTTCCGGCCAGCGGGCCGTTGGCGATGACGGTTGCACCGTCTGGATGCGTAGAAATTTCCCACGATTCCGCATAAACGCCCTCGGGCATATCGCGCTTAAAGATTTTCGGAATGCGATCTCCGCCCCACAGGTAATCTTTGTAAACGGGCGTGAAACGCAGCGGGTAAAGCTTGTCCATGATTGTTTTCCTCGGTTTTGAAAAATTTAAACTGGCTTCGTCGTTATGGATGTTTAGAGTCAAGCTAAGCATGAACGAGATTAGCGTCCAGTCAAATTCCCGCACTGATTTCATCGACATCACCGATGCCGTCCAGAAGTTCGTTCTGGAAACCGGTTTTCGCGATGGCGTTGTCACGGTGTTCATACCCCACACCACCGCAGGCGTCACCATCAACGAGAACGCCGACCCCGATGTAACGAACGACCTCGAAATGGTTCTCGACCGCGTCGTGCCATGGACCGACGGCTATGCCCATTTCGAGGGCAACACGGCCGCCCACATGAAAGCGAGCATGATGGGCTCTTCGGCACAGGTGATGGTTGAAAACGGTCGACTCTGTCTCGGCACATGGCAAAGCATTTATTTCTGCGAATTTGACGGCCCGCGCTCCCGCCACGTCTGGCTGAAGGAGACCGCATGAACCCCCGTCATTTCAAATGGATTCTGCCCGCCGTACTGATTGTCGTTCTGTTTTTCGGCTGCGGTCGCCGCCCGGGCGAAAAGCTGTATTATGACGCACTGGCACAGTGGGACGACGGCAATCTGGTTCGAGCCCGCACCCTGCTCGAAAAATCCATCCGACGCCGCACCGGCAGCACTGAAAATGCGGATGCCTATAACCGCCTCGGCCTGCTGCTTTGGGAAATGGGTGAACTGAAAGACGCCGTACCCGCATTCAACGAAAGTCTGCGCATTGATTCCGACCAATATCCGGTCCTCTGCAACCTGGGAGTTGCACTGAGCGCCACCCAGGATTTTACCGGAGCGGAACGTGCTTTCCGGGAAGCCGCACTGCTGGAACCCGACAATCCGCAACCGCTGGCCTTTGCCGGCGTTGTCTACGCCCAAAACGGCAAATGGCAGGACGCCGCACGCAACCTGAGCAAAGCGCTCCGCCGAACACCGAATGACCCTCAACTGCAAACCGCCATGGCCCTGGCCGAGCTGCAGACTCGCGGACCAGAGGCCGCGATACAACGACTGCGCACCGTCACCCGACAAAAACCGGATTATGCTCCCGCCCTGTTCAATCTAGGCTCGATCTGTCGCTATCAGGCTCGAAATCCGGCCGAGGCCAAAGTCTGGTTTGAACGCTACTTGAAACAGTCATCCGGCATTGATGCCTTCTCCGCGTTTGCCCGCACCCAGCTGCAAGCTCTGCAGGAACCGGCAACGGCCCCGAAACTTTCCTATACCCCGCCAAAGACCCGCGATCGCAAAACCGCACAAACCTACTTTGGGCAGGCCGTAACCCTTCATCGTGCCGGCAAAACCGCCGAAGCTATCCAGCAGTATATTCGTGCCGTCGAAGCCGACGACAGCTACGAGCGCGCCTTCTACAACCTTGGACTGGCCTATTACTCCGCCGGAAAAATGGAGCTCGCCGGCGAAGCCTTCACCCGGGCGGTCCAGCTCAACCCTGCCTACGTGGAGGCCCGCTACAATCTGGCGTTAGTCGATCACTATCATCTGGGCCGCACCACACAGGCCGTTCGGGAACTCGAAACTGTGCTTTCCCAGAAACCGGATTATCAGCCCGCGATCGACCTGCTGACCCGCATCCGGCAATGATTTCCAAAGATGAGAAAAACCACCGGTCATTTTTCCATCCTTTGGAAATTGTCAGCAGTAATTCATTTTTTTATGGTTTGCCGAACCACTTGAGAGGAATTAGATGAAATACAGACGCATTTTGCTCAAACTCAGCGGAGAGGCCCTGCAAAACAGAGAAAAAGGCCTTAGCATTGACCCCGAAATCCTTGCCAGCATCAGCCGGCAATTTAAAGAATTAATCAAAGAAGGTGCCGAAATCGCCGTGGTCGTCGGAGGCGGCAACATCTTCCGCGGTCTGGCTGGAGAAAAAGGCGGAACCGACCGCACCACCGGCGACTCCATGGGAATGCTCGCCACCTGTATCAACGCACTCGCCTTGCAGTCGGCCCTGGAAAATGCAGGCGTTGAAACCCGCGTACAGACTGCTATCAGCATGCCGGCTGTCGCAGAACCGTTCATCCGCCGCAAAGCCATGCGCCATCTGGAAAAAGGCCGCGTGGTCATTTTCGGTGCCGGCACCGGAAACCCCTACTTCACCACCGACAGCGCCGCAGCCCTGCGCGCATCGGAAATCAACGCCGACGTGCTGATGAAGGCCACCAAAGTTGACGGAATTTATACTGCCGACCCGGTTGTAGATCCGAATGCAGTGCGCTACGATAAGGTTTCGTATGCAGAAGCTCTGAACAAGCAGCTCAAAATCATGGATGCTGCCGCCTTCTCACTCTGCATGGAAAACGACATCCCGATTGTCGTATTCAACTTTTTCAAAGACGGTGAGATCCTGCGGGTATTTCGCGGCGAAGATGCCGGAACGCAGGTCAGTCACTGACCAATAAATTGACGAAGGAGAGTATTATGGAATCAAGTACTGAAGTTCTGTTGGCAGCTGAAGATAAAATGAACAAATGCGTGGAGTTCCTGCAGCAGGAACTGGCCGGACTGCGCACCGGAAAAGCCAGCCCGAGCCTGGTGGAAAACATTACAGTCGATTACTACGGAAGCGCCAGCCGCCTGCGTGATATCGCCAACATCTCCACCCCCGAGCCACGCCTGATCGTAATCAGCCCGTTCGACCCCTCTTCGCTGGGAACCATCGAAAAGGCCATCATCGCCGCCAACATCGGAATCACTCCGATGAACGACGGACGTCTCATCCGCGTTCCGATCCCGGAACTGAGTGAAGAGCGCCGCAAAGATCTCGTCAAGGTCGCAGGCCGCACCACCGAAGAACAGCGTGTCGCTGTTCGCAACGTTCGCCGAGAAGCCAACGACCTGCTGAAATCTCTGGAGAAAAACAGCAAGATCAGCGAAGACGACCGCGACGAAAGTCTCGAGGAAGTCCAGAAGCTGACCGATACCCATATCAAGAAAATGGACCAAATGCTCTCCGCTAAAGAAACGGAAGTGATGGCGGTCTAGAGAGAACGGTGAACGATGGATTCTGAAAGATGAATCCTGGTAACACTTTCATTTTTCATACTTCATGAAAAAAATCCTCATAGGAGTCACCGGCGGCATTGCGGCCTACAAGGCCGCAAGTGTCGTCAGTGCACTGAAACAGGCAGGACACGATGTGCAGGTGGCCATGACGCCTGCCGCCTGCCGGTTCGTCACTCCGCTCACGTTTGCGGCACTGTCACAAAAGGAAGTCCGCACCGAACTGTTCCCGGCACATCCCTCTTCGGAAAAGGGACAACTCTACCCTCACCTCTATCCGGCCACCGAAGCCGACCTGTTTGCTGTGCTGCCCGCCACCGCCGACATCATCGGCAAATTTGCATACGGTTTCGGCGACGATATCGTCTCGGCCTCCGCCCTCTCTCTTTCCGCCGACTGCCCCAAGCTCTTCTGTCCGGCCATGAACACACAGATGTGGGGAAATCCGGTCGTACAGGAAAATGTCCAGAGATTGGAAAAACGCGGGTGGATGCGCATCGGCCCCGCAGAAGGCCTCATGGCCTGCGGCACCACCGGTGCCGGACGCATGGCCGAACCCAGCACCATCATCCAGACGATTCTTCAGGCGCTGGCATGAAAAAAGTTTTGATACTCTCCGGCCCGACCCACGAATACTTTGATCCGGTCCGTTTTATCGGCAACGCCAGCTCCGGAAAAATGGGAAAAGCCCTCGCCGAAGAAGCATTGAAACGCGGCATGGATGTCGAATTCATTTCCGGCCCGGTCTCCGAAACAAACCTCCCCTCCCTTGGCAAACAAATCATCCGTGTAACCGGTGCCGAAGAGATGCTGGCCGCTGCACAGGAAAAATTTATCGAAACCGATCTTATTATTTTCGCGGCGGCGGTCGCAGATTTCCAACCCTTGGAAAAATCAGTCGAAAAGTTTCCAAAGGTTGGAAACAATATTTCGATTGAGCTCAAACCGACGCCCGACGTCGCAGCAACCCTGTGCGCAGACAAAAGGGATAACCAGATCGCCATCGGCTTTGCGCTTCAAACGCATGACGGCGAAGCCAAAGCCAGAGAGAAACTGACGAAAAAAAACCTCAACGGTATCGTGCTCAACACCCCCGCCACCCTCGGCGCCGAAAACGGACTGTTCACATGGATCGATTTCCAAACCATGGAAGACTGGGGATCCCTCGGCAAAGCCGACTGCGCTCGGAATATTTTTGAAAAAATCTGTACGCGCTGACGGGAGGGGTGCGCTCCGCCGCACCCGTCTCTGGAAGAGTTATCCATGAAAGATGAAGAACTTGCGGCCGGTGTAGTTGATGAGCAATGCGGCGATGGCAGCGCAGGCATAGGAATAAGTGGTATCGAAGCCGGCAAAACGGATCAGCAGGTCACCGGCTGCTGTTCCGAGAAAAAAGGCGACGGTTGACACGGCGTAGAACAGAATCAGCTCATGGTGGCGCTTGTGCTTGCCTGCCTTGAAGACAAACAGGACGTTGAGCACATATGCCGTAAAGTTGGAAAACATGAAGCAGATGACTTTGTCGATCCAGTAGTTGCGCAGGCGAACGGCCTCAGTCACTTCACGAATATCCAGATTCATCAGCCCGAGAAGCCTGGTGAACGGATCACTTTCGGTCAGTGCCGGAAAAACCAGCCATGCAAACAGAAAAAAGACCGACATATCCACCACAGTGGCGATTCCACCGCACATGCCGTATTTAATGAACTGCACGAAATGATTGTCTTTGTCGTTCAGGAAAGAAAAAATCAGTTTTCTCATAAGCGGTCAGTGTACAGGACCAGATTAAATATTCCACTCCGTTGTCTGTGTTTCAGGTTCACTTCCATCTATGCGCACCAACAGCTGGTGCAGGACTCCGAACACGGCGAATGGAATCACCATGGCGTACATCATCAGGCGAATGAAGCCGAAGTGATACAGCGGGTTTTCAACAGCCATGTAGATGTTCCAGAAAATGAGAAGACAGCAGAACCAGACGCCAACAAAATTGGGAAAGGCGTCGCCGGAATGCATCATTTTAAAACCAGGCAACCGTTTTTTCGTAAACGGAAAGAGAATATTGGAACCCATATGCCCCATCTGGTCTTCGATTACGTGAACCATATAAGCCCCGGCAATAACGACTCCGGCTTTCCACGTCCAGATGGAAGCCATCCCCGCCAGAGCCAGTCCTACCGTTAGAGAGTGCGACCAGTTTCGGTGCCAAGGAAGAAAGTCGACATCCACCTCCCCGGCTTCATTGCGCTGAAACGCGAAACTGGGACCGTCAAAGATATCGACGGTATAGGTCGTCTCGCAACTCTGCAGGATCGGCGCGTTAAACTTTGCGACACCAACGGATCGCGGCTCGGGCAGCGAGTCGGGTTGCGGCACCTGGCCGGTGCTGACAATCGGTCCGAACTGCACGCGCACCTCTCCGGCTTCCGGATCAATTCTGACGCGATACTGCCGCCAGTTATCTGCGTCCATTTTGATCGTCGCCAGTTTGAGCGTGGTGCGCCGGCCTTCTGCAGCCAGCAAAACGGCTTTGGCGACAGCGTCGGCGACCGGCTGCGGATCAAGCTGGTCGGGGTGCGGTTCAATCTGGATATCGTGGCTGTAGAAGAAGCGGTAGAACTTAAAATCCACTGTATCGGGAAGGATGCCGGCCACCGCGCCGAGAATAAAATACGCCGGATTGCCATTCTGGGCAGTCTCTACAGCCCACGGGCAAAATGAGGCTACCGTGACTCCGGATATAAAATGGGCGATGCCTTTCATAATCAGAGGAGTCCCAAAAATGCGGCGATGGGTTCGCCCATGCCGGACATGTTGCAGGCGATCGGAAGCAGCAGGATGCCGAGGCAGTTGAGGCGGCGCGACCCGAACAGTACGGGAATGAGGCCGATACCGGTGCCGACGACCATGACAAACAGACCGATCCCACCGGTCATTGAAAAAACAAGCGCAACGATGATTCCCAACGCGACAATTGAAATCAAACGATAGTCCACTTTCTTCATGAGCTTGAGCATCCATTTGGTGAGCGGGGACATCAGAAGGAAGGACAGTCCGCCGGCGAGAGCGATAGACCCGAGTGCGAGATAATAATCGCCCCATGTTTTCGGCGTGTAGAGTCCTTTTATGATCCATGCGCCGCCACCGCGGGTGAGGAACAGCCCCGGCACAAAAAAGAGCATGAGAGCGCCGGCATAGTAGACCACTTTGGAAACGCCCTGAGACATCAGGAAGACCCGTTCGTCCCGCTGGGCTGTGGCGTGCCCGGCCAGCAGTCCGCCCACCCCGCCGGTCACGACCGGAAAGAATGCGGCAAAGCCGCCTCCGATGCCGCCGGCGATGCCACCGCGCAGCAGCAGGTCTCCGTTGATGTTCAGCGTGTCGCGCACGTACTGCTTCGGAACGTTCGCTCCGCAGAGCACGTTGAGCAGGCACCACGGAATCGCGAACAGGCCGACAAAAGCAGGCATGATGTTCTGGAAAGCATTGTCGATATCAATCGGCGCACGGTAGAGCAGCAGAAAGCCGAACAGTCCGGAAAGAATGAATGTGAAAATTCCGGCGCTGAGCGTGGACCAGGCGTCGGCGAATTTCGGCCAGCCGGCAGGACCGCAGGTACCGCCCTTCGGCCATTCAGTCATCAGAATAAATGTGATAATGACCCACAAAATCCAGTGCATATGCGGAGCAAACACATTGCGAGCAACCGGCAGGAATTTCGGAGCGAACGGCGCCACGATAAACACGAGTATGAACAGACCGATCAGACTGCCCGCGCCAATGATCATTGCGCCTTCGTAACCACGCCCGGTCATCAGATATTTCTGCCCCGGCAGCACGGTAAAGATGGCACTTTCGTCCGGCGCGCCGAGAAGGACCGAAGGAATGGTATTGAGCACGGACCAGCCGACGACAAGCCCGATCATGAACGGCAGATATAGTTCCGGAACGACCGCCATCCCAATACTCTGCATTTTATAGATAAGCAACACCGCCAAACCCATCACGTTATAAATGTGAAGTCCCGGCAAAACAGCCAGAAAACAGGCCAGCGCCGTTCCGGCCAGCACTGAAAGTGCTGCCACGACGATCATTCGTTCATCTCCACGCTGAATGCACCAATATTTTCTGGAATCAGTTCGAGAGTTCCTTTGTAGGCAACCAGCGGCGCTGTCACCCGCAACCTCACGCCTTCTTCGAGCGCGTCACGTTCTTCTCCGGACACTTTTTTATCCCAGAACAGAACAGCCATATCGCCGGTTTCATCGCGAATGGGATAGCAT of Tichowtungia aerotolerans contains these proteins:
- a CDS encoding tripartite tricarboxylate transporter permease, coding for MIVVAALSVLAGTALACFLAVLPGLHIYNVMGLAVLLIYKMQSIGMAVVPELYLPFMIGLVVGWSVLNTIPSVLLGAPDESAIFTVLPGQKYLMTGRGYEGAMIIGAGSLIGLFILVFIVAPFAPKFLPVARNVFAPHMHWILWVIITFILMTEWPKGGTCGPAGWPKFADAWSTLSAGIFTFILSGLFGFLLLYRAPIDIDNAFQNIMPAFVGLFAIPWCLLNVLCGANVPKQYVRDTLNINGDLLLRGGIAGGIGGGFAAFFPVVTGGVGGLLAGHATAQRDERVFLMSQGVSKVVYYAGALMLFFVPGLFLTRGGGAWIIKGLYTPKTWGDYYLALGSIALAGGLSFLLMSPLTKWMLKLMKKVDYRLISIVALGIIVALVFSMTGGIGLFVMVVGTGIGLIPVLFGSRRLNCLGILLLPIACNMSGMGEPIAAFLGLL